One region of Chitinophaga varians genomic DNA includes:
- a CDS encoding PKD domain-containing protein, producing MLTKIISHPVSQRLQRCLITISVLVLQFVAFSSHAQNLSNKGKDFWVGYGHHQFMEPGGGNTQEMILYLSAEQAATVTVSITGTAWTRTYNIPANTVIATDLIPKTGANDARLYSPPPSFGGTGGEGTFTNKSIHIQSNVPIVAYAHIFGSASSGATMLMPEETWGYSYISVNSQQDYASDCFSWMFVVANQNNTVVEIKPSVLTRNGRAPGVPFTVTLNRGDIYQLVGASLGGSKGRELTGTTVKSIGNSAGECYPVAVFSGSSRTAQSCTNSGGSGDNNIQQVFPFQAWGKRYLTAPYSHSATPTSNQTSMYKVVVKDPTTIVKLNGGSMPGPLIANSYYEFNSKTADYIEADKPILVAQYMPSSGSCGNSDPLGDPEMVYLSPIEQAVKRTGFYRNNREFITVNYLTLIIPTGGLTSLLIDGSPLYNTSYPHPNMPGYSVVVKRWNAAQAQCIVTSDSAFTATTYGLGSVESYGYNAGTLINNLNAVGSIHNELDTSKATNDFTCTQTPVELSILMAYKPTKMVWKLSLLGAAITPNADVTVNNPVPVATVVINGITYYKYTLPGSYKFANTGEFDITVMSTHPSIENCTNTEKVGYTISVKTKPRAISSYTYSGCTLDSAIFKGENNQPDYKIGRWKWEFPGPALDSGIEVHHVFQPGQANVKLTVISTDGCVGDTAFQVTAAAKPVANFASDVPSLCEGAPVKLTDNSTYGGTAPLKEWYWDFGNDSVKKAATNAPESMTYNGYKTYTVKHVVKVSDLCISDTATKTITVYAKPHAAFAFPGDCLPVDGIVQFNSTATVPDAQTLAGHSWDFGDANATPTNPNTSLLASPSHAYTKFGTYTIKYQVTTDKGCTKDTTVTASFKLKPQLAYAPVTGVCVNVKGSIKVANATVQNGVTGNGYYKGPATDSSGNFTPSAAGPGTHQIWYVFNASTGCADSVATNVVVYPKPSAAFTATASVCLGQPAVITDQSTISGGAITTWKWDDGKGQQTQATNNSPFNVLYTADGNYTVKLVAVSDQQCVSDTASMPVAVHPLPEVNFQLPASVCMPEGSAKFTNLTTIKDNSALTWQWNFGDGSATAALKDPLHNYTAYGPFDVVLSATSAFGCNAQATKRMEAFFGQPVASFKVAPDTLCQGTDNTFTDQSTDDKSNITTWAWEFGDGSTSTAQNPVKKYISPGEYGVQLKVTNAAGCTSAPFSSKVVVYLQPVIDAGQSFVVPQGTVITFRPTANDSVNLKFRWEPAADFPNPTLLSPTIPAMHDQIYTLTAIGKHNCTATDQMSVKVLKPVVPPNAFSPNGDNINDKWVIYNLSDYPDSKVEVFNRYGQRVYESSGYAQPWDGRFKGNPLPVGTYYYVITLRNGFAPLSGYVAIIR from the coding sequence ATGTTAACCAAAATCATTTCTCATCCTGTCAGCCAACGGCTACAGCGATGTCTCATAACCATATCTGTGTTAGTGTTGCAGTTCGTAGCCTTTAGTTCGCACGCCCAGAATCTTTCCAACAAAGGGAAAGACTTCTGGGTTGGCTACGGACATCACCAGTTCATGGAACCGGGAGGGGGCAACACGCAGGAGATGATCCTGTACCTGAGCGCCGAACAGGCCGCTACGGTAACAGTGAGCATCACCGGCACCGCGTGGACAAGGACCTATAACATCCCTGCCAACACGGTTATTGCAACAGACCTGATACCTAAAACAGGCGCCAACGATGCCCGGTTGTATTCACCACCGCCATCATTCGGCGGTACAGGCGGTGAAGGTACCTTTACCAACAAATCCATCCACATTCAGAGTAATGTGCCTATCGTAGCCTATGCCCATATTTTTGGCAGCGCCTCTTCCGGTGCTACCATGCTGATGCCGGAAGAAACATGGGGCTACTCCTATATTTCTGTCAACAGCCAGCAGGACTATGCCTCCGATTGTTTTTCCTGGATGTTCGTGGTGGCCAACCAGAACAATACCGTGGTGGAAATAAAACCTTCGGTACTGACGCGTAACGGCCGTGCGCCGGGCGTTCCGTTCACCGTAACACTTAACCGCGGCGATATTTACCAACTGGTAGGTGCTTCCCTCGGCGGCTCCAAAGGCCGTGAACTGACCGGTACCACGGTGAAGTCCATCGGCAACTCCGCCGGTGAATGTTACCCGGTAGCGGTATTCTCCGGCAGTAGCCGTACCGCCCAGTCGTGTACTAATAGCGGCGGCAGCGGTGATAATAATATCCAGCAGGTGTTCCCCTTCCAGGCATGGGGAAAACGTTACCTGACCGCGCCTTACTCGCATTCTGCCACCCCTACTTCCAATCAGACCTCGATGTATAAAGTAGTGGTGAAAGATCCGACAACGATTGTAAAATTAAATGGCGGCAGTATGCCTGGCCCATTGATCGCTAATTCCTACTATGAGTTCAATAGTAAAACGGCCGATTATATTGAGGCCGATAAACCTATACTGGTAGCACAATACATGCCGTCATCCGGCTCCTGCGGCAATAGTGATCCGCTGGGTGATCCGGAGATGGTTTACCTCAGCCCAATAGAACAGGCGGTTAAACGGACAGGCTTCTATCGCAACAACCGTGAGTTCATCACAGTCAATTACCTGACGCTCATCATTCCGACAGGCGGTCTCACCTCCCTGTTGATCGATGGCAGTCCGCTGTACAACACTTCATATCCGCATCCCAATATGCCGGGTTATTCCGTCGTGGTAAAACGCTGGAATGCCGCACAGGCGCAGTGTATCGTGACCAGTGATTCCGCTTTTACCGCCACCACCTACGGACTGGGCAGCGTGGAAAGTTATGGTTACAATGCCGGTACGCTGATCAACAACCTCAACGCAGTGGGTTCTATTCACAACGAACTTGATACTTCTAAAGCAACCAATGATTTTACCTGTACACAAACACCGGTAGAACTATCTATCCTCATGGCTTATAAGCCTACCAAAATGGTGTGGAAACTGAGCCTGCTGGGAGCCGCTATCACGCCTAATGCTGACGTGACGGTGAATAATCCTGTGCCGGTGGCCACCGTGGTGATCAACGGTATCACTTACTATAAGTATACTTTGCCGGGCTCTTATAAATTCGCCAACACCGGTGAGTTTGATATCACGGTGATGTCTACTCATCCATCCATTGAAAACTGTACCAATACCGAAAAGGTAGGCTATACTATTTCCGTAAAGACCAAGCCCCGTGCGATATCCAGCTATACCTACAGCGGCTGTACGCTGGACAGCGCCATCTTCAAAGGAGAGAACAATCAGCCGGATTATAAGATAGGCCGCTGGAAGTGGGAGTTCCCTGGTCCGGCGCTCGATAGCGGCATCGAAGTGCATCATGTGTTCCAGCCGGGACAGGCCAATGTGAAACTGACGGTGATCTCTACCGATGGTTGCGTGGGCGACACCGCCTTCCAGGTGACAGCTGCCGCCAAACCGGTGGCTAATTTCGCCAGTGACGTACCGTCGCTGTGTGAAGGCGCGCCGGTAAAACTGACAGACAACTCCACCTACGGCGGAACAGCACCCTTAAAAGAGTGGTACTGGGATTTTGGCAACGACTCCGTGAAGAAAGCCGCTACCAATGCGCCGGAATCCATGACCTATAACGGCTATAAAACGTATACCGTCAAACATGTGGTGAAAGTGAGCGATCTGTGTATCAGCGATACCGCCACCAAGACCATTACCGTATATGCGAAGCCGCATGCAGCCTTCGCGTTCCCGGGTGACTGTCTGCCGGTAGATGGCATTGTACAGTTTAACAGCACCGCCACTGTGCCGGACGCACAGACACTCGCGGGCCACAGCTGGGATTTCGGCGATGCCAACGCCACGCCAACCAATCCCAATACCTCGTTGCTGGCCTCACCTTCGCACGCCTATACGAAGTTTGGCACTTATACCATCAAATACCAGGTAACTACCGATAAAGGCTGTACGAAAGATACCACCGTCACAGCCAGCTTTAAGCTGAAGCCGCAGCTGGCCTATGCACCGGTGACCGGTGTATGCGTGAACGTGAAAGGCAGCATCAAAGTGGCCAATGCCACCGTACAGAACGGGGTGACCGGCAATGGTTACTACAAAGGACCAGCGACCGACTCCTCCGGTAATTTCACGCCTTCCGCAGCAGGACCGGGAACCCATCAGATCTGGTACGTGTTTAACGCCAGCACCGGTTGCGCGGATTCAGTGGCCACTAACGTGGTCGTATATCCGAAACCATCGGCCGCCTTTACCGCTACGGCCAGCGTATGTCTTGGTCAGCCGGCGGTGATCACGGACCAGTCCACCATCAGCGGCGGCGCTATCACCACCTGGAAGTGGGATGATGGCAAAGGCCAGCAAACGCAGGCCACCAACAATAGTCCGTTTAACGTGCTCTATACCGCCGATGGCAATTATACCGTGAAGCTGGTGGCTGTGAGCGATCAACAGTGTGTGAGCGACACCGCCTCCATGCCGGTGGCCGTACATCCGTTGCCGGAAGTGAATTTCCAGCTGCCTGCTTCCGTGTGTATGCCGGAAGGTAGCGCGAAGTTCACCAATCTGACCACTATCAAAGACAACTCAGCCCTCACCTGGCAGTGGAATTTCGGCGATGGCAGCGCCACTGCTGCATTAAAGGACCCGTTGCATAACTACACCGCCTACGGTCCGTTCGACGTGGTGCTCTCCGCTACTTCCGCTTTCGGATGTAACGCACAGGCCACCAAACGGATGGAAGCCTTCTTCGGTCAGCCGGTGGCCTCCTTTAAAGTGGCGCCGGACACACTGTGCCAGGGTACAGATAACACTTTCACTGACCAGAGCACTGATGATAAAAGCAATATCACCACCTGGGCATGGGAATTTGGCGATGGTTCTACTTCCACCGCGCAGAACCCGGTGAAAAAATATATTTCCCCCGGCGAATATGGCGTACAGCTGAAAGTAACGAATGCCGCAGGTTGTACCTCCGCGCCATTCAGCAGCAAAGTAGTGGTGTACCTGCAACCTGTCATCGATGCTGGCCAGTCATTTGTGGTGCCGCAGGGAACAGTGATCACCTTCAGGCCTACGGCCAATGATTCCGTGAACCTGAAGTTCCGGTGGGAGCCGGCCGCAGACTTCCCCAACCCAACGTTGTTGTCGCCCACTATTCCGGCAATGCACGACCAGATTTATACACTGACAGCGATCGGTAAACACAACTGTACCGCCACGGACCAGATGTCTGTGAAAGTGTTGAAACCGGTGGTACCACCCAATGCTTTCTCTCCCAACGGTGATAACATCAACGACAAATGGGTGATCTATAACCTGAGCGATTATCCTGACAGTAAAGTGGAAGTATTTAACCGCTACGGTCAACGGGTATACGAATCCAGTGGTTATGCACAGCCGTGGGACGGCCGCTTTAAAGGCAATCCGCTGCCGGTAGGCACTTATTATTATGTCATCACCCTGCGTAACGGATTTGCGCCGCTTTCAGGGTATGTGGCCATCATCAGATAA
- a CDS encoding PorP/SprF family type IX secretion system membrane protein, which produces MRTKIATWLMSVTAFFACSRAMAQADPHFSQYYTYPSWLNPALTGAFDGDYRIAAIYRTQWGNISPFKTYGITAEVPTAKNINFGASVLNQAAGDGGYNYTTGYISAAYTGVKLDAAHYHQLNFGLQLGFIQRRFDPSKLTFGEQWNPVTGYNPGNPVTDILTRTSSLSFDAGAGALYYDATPGKKFNIYGGFSVIHLTRPQDQFAAKGDARFPMRFNVHGGVKLTLSDVLSITPNFLFMAQGPAQEKMIGAYGQLKAAPETDFLLGLNYRYKDAVTTHAGFIYKTMMLGVSYDINTSDLSKMARGSNSFEVSLTFIGRRKVKTPEVEFVCPRL; this is translated from the coding sequence ATGAGAACTAAAATTGCAACATGGCTCATGTCAGTGACAGCCTTCTTCGCCTGCTCCAGGGCGATGGCCCAGGCTGACCCGCATTTCTCGCAGTACTATACCTATCCGTCGTGGCTTAATCCGGCCCTCACCGGTGCTTTCGACGGCGACTACCGTATTGCTGCGATATACCGCACCCAATGGGGAAATATCAGCCCCTTTAAAACATACGGCATCACGGCGGAAGTGCCCACGGCGAAGAATATCAACTTCGGCGCCAGTGTACTGAACCAGGCCGCCGGCGATGGTGGCTATAACTACACCACCGGTTATATCAGCGCCGCCTATACGGGCGTAAAGCTGGACGCCGCGCATTATCATCAGCTCAACTTCGGTCTGCAGCTGGGATTTATCCAGCGCCGTTTTGATCCTTCCAAGCTCACCTTTGGTGAGCAATGGAACCCGGTGACCGGCTACAATCCCGGCAACCCGGTAACGGATATACTGACCAGGACCTCTTCTCTTTCGTTTGATGCAGGTGCCGGCGCACTCTACTATGACGCTACTCCAGGCAAGAAGTTCAACATTTACGGCGGCTTCTCCGTGATACATCTTACCCGTCCGCAGGACCAGTTTGCCGCGAAGGGCGATGCCCGTTTTCCGATGCGCTTCAACGTGCATGGCGGCGTGAAACTAACGTTGTCGGACGTACTGAGCATTACGCCCAACTTCCTGTTTATGGCACAGGGACCGGCGCAGGAAAAGATGATCGGCGCCTATGGACAGCTGAAAGCCGCGCCGGAAACAGATTTTCTCCTTGGACTGAACTACCGTTACAAAGATGCTGTGACCACGCATGCCGGTTTTATTTATAAGACCATGATGCTGGGCGTGAGCTATGATATCAACACATCAGACCTGAGCAAAATGGCCCGCGGTTCCAACAGCTTTGAAGTATCACTCACATTTATCGGACGGAGGAAGGTGAAGACACCGGAAGTGGAATTTGTATGTCCCCGTTTGTAA
- a CDS encoding OmpA family protein codes for MKKIFFTASVLLVAMTLQAQFTYDYLKAADQYYKKEDYNSAIQYYEKYLGTRTKSFRKDSYKPYAAVNASRKNMVPVSSEQQAVYKLAESYRNLHNYEKAAPHYENVLEADRKNFPLAAYYYAVSLRALGKYEEAEKAFHSFLQGYGSKDSYSASAEREVNNLAFINAQLKRSDLSLYEIRKAPAALNTTGASYAPLWTADGALLFTSTRPDPAKNKGFINRVYTADYADGQAANIRLLPVAQPESLHQGAVSVSPDGQQLFITRWQIDHGKKSTAIWVSRKNGNNWGEPAPLDAVINVPGSNTQQPFVLPDGKHLLYASDRPGGQGGFDLWCATLDETGKPASTVNLGEVINTADNEQAPYYHAATRTLVFSTDGRTGMGGYDFFSSKGEPGNFQAPVNMGYPVNSVKDDIYFASRSNNRNLLDDVLLGTDRAAECCLELFFLHKTRPARQLSGIVVACNSNTPVAGAEVRIIDTVSHQVITTRSTGADGSYAFTLNEYQPLVAVANAAGYRQGTQHIGVPQNEDTVAITAPELCLTPIVPPPSPVTLENVYYDYDKATLKEESFASLDKLVTLLQANPTMEIQLSAHTDGKGGTRYNQRLSEARAKSCVDYLVEKGIDPHRLTHKGYGASMPIEPNTLPDGSDNPEGRQKNRRTTFTITKK; via the coding sequence ATGAAAAAAATATTCTTTACAGCATCCGTGTTACTGGTCGCTATGACGCTACAGGCGCAGTTTACCTACGATTACCTGAAAGCCGCCGATCAATATTACAAAAAGGAAGATTATAATTCAGCTATCCAGTATTATGAAAAATACCTCGGCACCAGAACTAAATCCTTCCGAAAGGATTCCTATAAGCCTTATGCGGCAGTGAATGCCAGCCGTAAGAACATGGTGCCGGTGAGCAGTGAGCAGCAGGCTGTGTATAAACTGGCAGAGAGTTACCGCAATCTGCATAACTATGAAAAAGCAGCGCCTCACTACGAAAACGTACTGGAAGCGGACAGAAAAAATTTCCCGCTGGCAGCCTACTACTATGCTGTTTCACTCCGTGCCCTCGGTAAATACGAGGAGGCGGAGAAAGCCTTCCATAGCTTTCTGCAGGGCTATGGCAGCAAAGACAGTTACAGTGCTTCCGCTGAACGGGAAGTCAATAACCTCGCATTTATCAATGCCCAATTAAAACGGTCTGACCTTTCCCTCTATGAAATACGTAAGGCGCCGGCTGCGCTGAATACCACCGGAGCCAGCTATGCGCCGCTCTGGACGGCAGATGGCGCATTGCTGTTTACCTCCACCCGTCCGGACCCCGCCAAAAATAAAGGGTTCATCAACAGGGTGTACACCGCAGATTATGCTGACGGGCAGGCTGCCAACATCCGGCTGCTGCCGGTTGCACAGCCTGAATCGCTGCACCAGGGCGCTGTCAGTGTCAGCCCTGACGGACAGCAGTTGTTCATCACCCGCTGGCAGATAGATCACGGTAAAAAAAGCACCGCTATCTGGGTATCCCGGAAAAACGGGAATAACTGGGGCGAACCTGCGCCACTGGACGCTGTGATCAATGTGCCGGGCAGCAACACACAACAGCCTTTTGTATTGCCTGACGGCAAACACCTGTTGTATGCCAGCGACCGTCCCGGCGGTCAGGGCGGATTTGACCTGTGGTGCGCCACGCTGGACGAAACCGGTAAGCCTGCGAGCACCGTCAATCTCGGTGAGGTCATCAATACAGCAGATAACGAACAGGCGCCTTATTATCACGCTGCCACCCGTACGCTGGTGTTTTCCACTGACGGCCGCACCGGTATGGGCGGGTACGATTTCTTCAGCAGCAAAGGAGAGCCGGGCAACTTCCAGGCGCCGGTGAACATGGGATATCCGGTCAACTCCGTCAAAGATGACATTTACTTCGCCAGCCGCAGCAACAACCGTAACCTTCTCGATGATGTGCTGCTGGGGACAGACAGGGCGGCCGAATGTTGCCTGGAACTTTTCTTCCTGCACAAGACCCGTCCGGCGCGGCAGCTCAGTGGCATCGTAGTGGCATGTAACAGCAATACCCCTGTTGCCGGTGCGGAAGTACGTATCATCGATACCGTTAGTCACCAGGTCATCACCACCCGCAGTACCGGTGCCGATGGTAGTTACGCCTTTACGCTGAATGAATACCAGCCGCTGGTGGCCGTTGCCAACGCGGCGGGTTACCGGCAGGGCACCCAACACATCGGGGTGCCGCAGAATGAAGATACCGTGGCCATCACAGCGCCGGAGCTGTGCCTGACGCCGATAGTGCCGCCACCATCGCCGGTGACGCTCGAAAATGTATACTACGACTATGACAAAGCGACGCTCAAAGAAGAATCATTTGCCTCCCTGGATAAGCTGGTAACGCTGTTGCAGGCCAACCCGACAATGGAGATACAGTTGAGCGCGCATACTGACGGCAAGGGTGGCACGCGTTACAATCAGCGTCTTTCCGAAGCCCGCGCCAAGAGCTGCGTAGACTACCTCGTGGAAAAAGGAATAGACCCTCACCGCCTTACCCACAAGGGTTATGGCGCATCCATGCCAATAGAGCCCAATACACTGCCTGACGGGTCTGATAACCCCGAAGGAAGACAGAAGAACAGAAGGACCACTTTCACGATAACGAAGAAGTAA
- a CDS encoding type IX secretion system membrane protein PorP/SprF, with the protein MKKFVLTGLMGLMTMWAQAQQQPHYTQYIMNPFIINPAVAGIENYWDLRLSHRHQWAGLNGAPVTTYLTVHGPLRKSDYSNASPTGFEMPGENPRGKAYWRDYTTPPPHPGAGLTILNDKAGPLNRFSISAAYAHHINLSPRTSLSAGLSLGMQQVSLDASKVGFLDPNDPAIGGTGILNRWRPDIGAGLWLYSADFFAGLSAQNIIPQNIGYDNGKLVGDSVYRGKLVPHLFFTTGYRLWINDDINVLPSVMVKFITAMPVSVDVNARMMFRDRFWAGASYRLHDGVAGMFGVNINSTFNIGYSYDYTASSLNTVSKGSHEIMIGFLLGNKYGDTCPRNVW; encoded by the coding sequence ATGAAAAAGTTTGTGTTAACTGGTCTGATGGGATTGATGACGATGTGGGCGCAGGCACAACAACAGCCGCACTACACACAGTATATCATGAATCCTTTCATCATCAATCCTGCTGTGGCAGGAATAGAAAACTACTGGGACCTGCGGCTGAGCCACCGGCATCAATGGGCAGGATTGAATGGTGCGCCGGTGACCACCTATCTGACGGTGCACGGGCCGTTGCGCAAATCGGATTACAGCAATGCGTCTCCTACCGGCTTTGAGATGCCGGGCGAGAACCCACGGGGCAAGGCTTACTGGCGTGACTATACGACACCGCCGCCGCACCCCGGCGCCGGCCTGACAATCCTGAATGACAAAGCAGGACCGCTTAACCGCTTCTCCATCAGCGCCGCCTATGCACATCATATCAACCTGTCGCCACGTACCAGTCTGAGCGCAGGTCTATCGCTCGGTATGCAGCAGGTGAGCCTCGATGCCAGTAAAGTGGGGTTCCTGGACCCTAACGATCCGGCCATTGGCGGCACGGGGATCCTGAACCGCTGGCGCCCTGATATCGGCGCAGGGTTGTGGTTGTATTCAGCAGATTTTTTTGCAGGCCTTTCTGCGCAGAATATCATTCCCCAGAATATCGGCTATGACAACGGTAAGCTGGTGGGAGACAGCGTGTACCGCGGTAAACTGGTGCCTCATCTCTTTTTCACGACGGGCTATCGCTTATGGATAAACGACGATATCAATGTATTGCCTTCCGTGATGGTGAAGTTTATTACCGCTATGCCGGTCAGCGTGGATGTGAATGCCCGCATGATGTTCCGTGACCGCTTTTGGGCGGGGGCGTCTTACCGGCTGCACGACGGCGTGGCAGGCATGTTTGGGGTGAACATCAACTCCACTTTTAACATCGGTTACTCTTACGACTATACGGCATCTTCCCTGAATACCGTCAGCAAAGGCTCTCATGAGATCATGATCGGTTTCCTGCTGGGTAATAAATACGGGGATACCTGTCCGCGGAATGTATGGTAG
- a CDS encoding RNA polymerase sigma factor translates to MNKYSDFTDHELIRLYIDGDNHAFTTLVHRHKNRLYTTIVLLVRNRDLAEDIFQEVFIKIVNALHSGQYADNNRFLAWAVRIAHNCCISHFRKASAWGKTMVAPYNDEMGDSLDLMEHSAEHHLITHETNQEIGALLDQLPTVQREAVILRYYADLSYKEIAQTIGISINTALGRVRYAIMNLRKQMLVEEA, encoded by the coding sequence ATGAACAAGTATTCTGATTTTACCGACCACGAACTAATTCGCCTGTATATTGATGGCGATAACCATGCGTTTACCACGCTGGTACATCGTCATAAAAACAGATTGTATACAACAATAGTACTGCTGGTACGCAACCGTGACCTCGCAGAAGATATTTTTCAGGAAGTCTTCATCAAGATTGTCAATGCCCTGCACAGCGGGCAATATGCTGACAACAACCGTTTCCTGGCCTGGGCCGTACGGATTGCCCATAACTGCTGTATCAGCCATTTCCGCAAGGCCAGCGCCTGGGGCAAAACCATGGTAGCGCCCTATAATGATGAAATGGGCGACAGCCTTGATCTGATGGAGCATAGCGCAGAACATCACCTGATAACGCACGAAACCAACCAGGAGATAGGGGCCTTGCTGGACCAGCTGCCGACGGTACAGCGGGAAGCCGTGATTTTACGGTATTATGCAGACCTGAGTTATAAAGAGATAGCACAAACCATCGGTATCAGTATCAATACAGCTCTTGGAAGGGTGCGCTACGCGATCATGAACCTGCGGAAACAGATGCTGGTGGAAGAGGCCTGA
- a CDS encoding Fic family protein, with translation MFHITTTGNQPALVYQTDTELTSVDIQIKHNNIWLTPRQIATLFRQPENDIRLHINYIYLEGEAEEAATSNGADNYALDIAIAIAYRIKSRRCIQFRMWVNQTISKQLTQPTTTFPAAEDETAALQRVLTDYAYALDILDQYDHQRLQTTGTTADNRFHITYPAAMEAVHGLKDKFGGSSLFGNEKDDSFRSSLAVIYQTFDGKELYPGVEEKAAHLLYFVIKNHSFSDGNKRIAAFLFVWFMARNNLLYRGDGSKRIADNALVAMTLMIAESKADEMDMMIKVVVNLINTLN, from the coding sequence ATGTTTCACATCACTACCACGGGCAATCAGCCCGCCCTTGTCTATCAAACGGACACAGAACTTACCTCTGTCGACATACAGATAAAACACAACAATATCTGGCTCACGCCAAGGCAGATAGCGACATTGTTTCGGCAGCCCGAAAACGACATCCGTCTTCACATTAATTATATTTATCTTGAAGGAGAAGCTGAGGAAGCAGCCACCAGCAATGGCGCAGATAACTATGCGCTGGACATAGCTATTGCAATAGCTTATCGCATTAAATCCCGGCGGTGCATTCAATTCCGGATGTGGGTGAACCAGACCATCAGCAAGCAACTGACACAGCCGACGACCACCTTCCCTGCCGCGGAAGACGAAACCGCAGCCTTGCAGCGCGTGTTGACCGATTATGCATATGCGTTAGACATACTGGACCAATATGACCATCAGCGTCTGCAAACTACTGGCACCACAGCGGACAATCGCTTCCACATTACCTATCCCGCAGCCATGGAGGCAGTCCATGGCCTGAAGGATAAATTTGGGGGCAGCAGCCTGTTTGGCAATGAAAAGGACGACTCCTTCCGCAGTTCCCTGGCGGTCATTTATCAAACATTCGACGGCAAAGAGTTATATCCCGGCGTAGAAGAAAAAGCAGCGCACCTTTTATATTTCGTGATTAAAAATCACTCCTTTTCAGATGGCAACAAGCGAATCGCTGCTTTTCTGTTTGTCTGGTTTATGGCAAGAAATAATTTGCTTTACCGGGGAGACGGGTCCAAACGTATCGCGGACAACGCACTCGTAGCCATGACACTGATGATTGCAGAAAGTAAAGCCGATGAAATGGACATGATGATTAAAGTAGTGGTTAACCTGATCAATACTTTGAATTGA
- the rhaT gene encoding L-rhamnose/proton symporter RhaT → MAVIAGIIFHFIGGFASGSFYMPFKKVKGWQWESYWLAGGLFSWLIVPPVAAWLTLPGFAEFIAQASWRTLAATYVFGLLWGIGGLTYGLGIRYLGMSLGNSVMLGCCSVFGALVPAIYYNIVPATGKTSLSDMLGSSWGQVVLTGMLVCLAGICICGKAGMMKEKELPEEEKKKTVAEFNVIKGLIVGVVSGILSSCFVYGIEAGKSMAEMAVTRGLDPLYQNNVTYVVLLWGGLTTNLVWCLLLNLRNRSYRDYTNKQTPLVANYFFSALAGTTWFLQFFFYGMGESKLGNGASSWILHMAFIILIANMWGLVLKEWKGVSSRAKATIIAGNLTILLSVLIVGYGNSLK, encoded by the coding sequence ATGGCTGTAATCGCAGGTATCATATTCCACTTCATAGGCGGCTTCGCCTCGGGCAGCTTCTACATGCCCTTCAAAAAAGTAAAAGGCTGGCAATGGGAATCGTACTGGCTGGCAGGAGGCCTGTTCTCCTGGCTGATAGTACCGCCGGTAGCGGCGTGGCTTACCCTGCCGGGATTCGCTGAATTCATTGCACAGGCTTCCTGGCGCACGCTGGCAGCGACCTACGTGTTCGGGCTGCTGTGGGGCATCGGCGGCCTCACTTACGGACTGGGTATCCGCTACCTGGGCATGTCACTGGGCAACTCCGTGATGCTCGGCTGCTGCTCGGTGTTCGGAGCGTTGGTACCGGCGATATACTACAACATCGTCCCCGCAACAGGGAAAACATCGCTGTCGGATATGCTCGGCAGCAGCTGGGGACAGGTGGTCCTTACCGGCATGCTGGTATGCCTCGCAGGCATCTGCATCTGCGGAAAAGCAGGCATGATGAAGGAAAAGGAACTGCCGGAAGAAGAAAAGAAAAAGACAGTGGCGGAGTTCAACGTGATAAAAGGCCTGATAGTAGGCGTGGTATCGGGTATCCTCAGCTCCTGTTTTGTCTATGGGATAGAAGCAGGGAAAAGTATGGCGGAAATGGCTGTCACACGCGGACTGGACCCGCTGTACCAGAACAATGTGACCTATGTGGTATTACTCTGGGGCGGCCTCACCACCAACCTGGTCTGGTGCCTGTTGCTGAACCTGCGTAACCGCTCGTACAGGGATTATACCAACAAACAAACACCGTTGGTGGCCAACTACTTTTTTTCGGCGCTGGCCGGCACCACCTGGTTCCTGCAGTTTTTCTTTTACGGCATGGGCGAAAGTAAACTGGGCAACGGCGCCAGTTCATGGATACTGCACATGGCTTTTATCATCCTGATCGCCAACATGTGGGGACTGGTGCTCAAAGAATGGAAAGGCGTCAGTAGCAGGGCTAAAGCTACCATTATCGCGGGTAATCTCACTATTCTCCTTTCTGTATTAATCGTTGGTTACGGAAACTCTCTTAAATAA